The genomic window CAGCTCGAGGTGATGGCTCATCTCGGCCAACGCCTGTTCACCTCAGCGCGTCGGCGCCGCGAAACCCACGCCAAGGCAATGCGACTCCTCGACTCGGTCGGCCTCGCCGACCAGCACGCGAAACGTCCCGCCCAACTCTCCGGCGGGCAGCGCCAACGCGTCAATATCGCCCGCGCCCTGATGAACGATCCCGCGCTGCTGGTCATCGACGAGCCGACCAGCGCATTGGACACCGAACGCGGTGCGGCCGTCATCGATCTGGTCCTCACCGTCGTCCGCGAACACGACGCCGCCACCCTCCTGGTCACCCACGACCGCGCCCACCTGCACCGGATGGACGCCGTCTACCGCATGGTGGACGGCCGCCTCACCGCTGGCTCCGGGTAACCAGGGGGCGTGCTCGAAACGCGCGATGGAGCAGGGGGAATGGCCGCCTAAGGGGTTGACGAGTCGCGCCATCGCCGCTCTACAATGTCGGCCACCAGCGGTACATCAGCACAGCACTCGACCCCACCGACGAGGATGTGATCATATGCAGTACCGAAAGTCGCTTCTGCGCAACACAATCGCCGTATCCGCTCTGCTCGGCGCGGTCACCGTCTGCGCCGCACCCGCATCCGCCGCCCCGCCGAGCGCCAGCTTCGGCGTGACGTACTCGCTGGGCGATGTCTGCGTCGGCCAGCTGCAATCCGGTATCTCCGCCGACGGCTCCGGCTCCGCCCGCTTCGGCCTGAGCTGGGTAAAGGCCACCCCGACCTTCGGCAGCCCCTGCGGCGTCACCGTGTTCGCGAACTGGCGCAACCTCGACACCGGCGCCGCCGGAACGGTCCCGGCGCCGATCTCCGACAACACCGCGTGGAACCAGCCGCCCGCCACCATCTTCGTCAACGTCCCCACCGGCCCTGGCCGCATCAGCGTCACCGTCACCACCGACCGGCCGCACCTCGCGATCGCCCCGATCGAAATCCAAGTCGCCTGATCCCGCTCCGCGGTCAGCGGCGCAGGCCGAGCAGGGCGGCGCGCTGGTCGCCGACCTTCGCGCGGAGGGCGTCCACGAACGCGGCGACTTCTGGCCGGCGAAGGGTTTCCGCACGGGCCACCAGCCAATAGGCGAGCTTGACCGAGACCTCGGCGGCGAGCACTCGGGTCAGGTCGGCGTGCCGGTCGGCCATGAAACACGGCAGTAAGCCGATACCCGCCGCGGCTCGGGTTGCCTCGACATGCACGAAAACATTGGTGGAGGTGACGGATTCGCGCATGGCGGGGGCGAAGCTCGACGCCAGATCCAGGTCGTCCACCTGGAGCATCGAGTCGATGAAGTAGACCAACGGATGCTGGGCGAGATCCTCGATGCTCGCCGGGGTGCCGTGTTCGCGCAGATAGTCGCGAGCACCGTAGAGGCCGAGACAGTAGTCGGAGAGCCTGATCGCCGTGGCGCGGTGGACTTGTGGCTCGCCGACGACCACTTCGAGATCCAGGCCCGAACGCTGCGTGGAGGCACGTCTGGTCGTGGCGACGATTTCGACGGCGATCTTGGGATGTTGTCGTTGCACCTCGGCGGCCGCCGGGGCGGCCAGGTAGGCGCTGAAACCGTCGGTCGCCGAAATCCGCACCACCCCTTGCAGCACCCGGTTTCCACCGGTGTCGGCGGCGAGGGAGGTGACGGCCGACTCGACTACCTCGGCGGCCGCCAACGCCTCGCGCCCCAGATCGGTGAGCTCCCAGCCGCCCGCGGCGCGCGTCAGCACCCGCCCGCCCAGGCTGTGCTCAAGCGCGGCGATGCGCCGGGAGATGGTCGTGTGGTTGATGCCGAGTTCCTCGGCCGCCGACACGAAGCGCCCGGATCGGCCGACCGCCAGGAGAACCAGCAGGTCATCCGCGCTCGGTCGCCGACCGGACCCCGCTGACACCGCGCCCATATGTGCATTCTCGCAGATATGTACTGCACAAGAAGTCATTGCGGTCGCGCGCATCTGCACTAATACTTCGTTGCAGCCAAGATTTGTGGGGGCCATCACATCCAGACGTCGATGTGACCCCTGGCATGAAGGAGAGTTCGATGAGCGTGCGCAGTGCATTGTGGCCGACGGGCGGCGAGCCCGGCGGGGTGCCGACCGGCCTGAGACGAGTGGTGGCCGCGTCGATGGCTGGCACGGTCGTCGAATGGTACGAGTTCTTCCTCTACGGCACCGCCGCGACGCTGGTGTTCAGCAAGGTGTTCTTTGCCAAGGGCACCAGCGATCTGGACGCGATCCTCGCCGCCTTCGTCACCTACGCGGTCGGCTTCGCCGCCCGCCCGTTAGGCGGCATCGTCTTCGGGCATTTCGGCGACAAGTACGGGCGCAAGAAGCTGTTGCAATTCAGCCTGATCCTGGTGGGCGCCTCCACCTTTCTGATGGGCTGCCTGCCTACGTTCGGTCAGATCGGCTATTGGGCGCCCGCGCTCTTGGTCACCCTGCGCTTCATCCAGGGTTTCGCCGTCGGCGGTGAGTGGGGCGGCGCGGTTCTGCTGGTGGCCGAACACAGTCCCAGTCGCAGTCGCGGTTTCTGGGCGAGTTGGCCGCAGGCGGGTGTGCCGATGGGGAACCTGCTGGCGACCGCGGTGCTGTTGACGCTGACCACCTGGCTGTCGGACGCGGCCTTCCTCAGTTGGGGTTGGCGCGTGGCCTTCTGGTTGTCCGCCGTCGTCGTGCTGGTCGGCTACTACATCCGCACGAAGGTCACCGATGCGCCCATTTTCGTTGCCGCGCAACAGGAAGTGGAGCAGATCAAGGCGACGTCGCTGAGCGTCGTCGAGGTGGTCAAGCGCTACCCGCGCGGCGTGATCACCGCCATGGGACTGCGGTTCGGCGAGAACATCCTGTACTACCTGGTGGTCACCTTCACCATCACCTACCTCAAGGTGCAGGTGCACGTCGACACCAAGGTCATTCTCTGGTGGCTACTCGCCGCGCACGCCGTGCATTTCCTGATGATTCCGCTGGCCGGGCAACTGTCCGATCGCTACGGCAGGCGCCCGGTGTACCTGGTCGGCGCGCTGACCGCGGGTACCTGGGGGTTCTTTGCCTTCCCGATGATGGACAGCGGGCACAACGCGGTCATCATGTTCGCCATCATCATCGGCCTGGTGTTCCACGCGCTGATGTACGCGGGGCAGCCCGCGATCATGGCCGAGATGTTCCCGACCCGGATGCGGTATTCCGGTGTGTCCCTTGGTTACCAGGTCACCTCGATCGTGGCCGGATCACTGGCGCCGATCATTGCCGTCCGGCTGCTCAACACCTATAAGTCCGCGGTGCCCATCGCCATCTACCTGGCCATTGCCGCGGGCGTCACCGTGATCGCCGTCTTCTTCGCCCGCGAAACGAAAGGCCTGGATTTGGAAACCGTCGACCTCGCCGATGCCGAAAGCCTGGCCGCCCGCCCCGCCACGGCGGTTACCAAATGACGGACCTGACCGGACGTTCCGCCCTGATCACCGGCGGCGCCAGTGGCATCGGCGCGGCCTGCGCCCGCGAACTGTCCGCGCGTGGCGCACTGGTCACCATCGCCGACATCGACGACATCGGCGCCAAAGCGCTGGCCCGCGAACTCGGCGGAAAGTCCTGGGCGGTGGATCTTCTCGACGTCGAGGCGCTGGAACCGCTCGAGCTCGAGGTGGACATCCTGGTGAACAACGCGGGCGTGCAGAGCATCAGCCCGCTCGAGGACTTCGTCCCGCAGCAGTTCCGGAACCTGCTCACCCTCATGGTCGAGGCGCCGTTCCTGCTCATCCGGGCCGCCCTGCCGCACATGTACCGCAACGGCTTCGGCCGGATCATCAATATTTCGTCGGTACACGGGATCCGGGCATCGGAATACAAGGCGGCCTATGTGACGGCCAAGCACGGACTGGAAGGCCTGTCCAAGGTCACCGCGCTGGAGGGCGGCCGACACGGCGTCACCAGCAACTGCGTCAGCCCGGGTTACGTCCGAACTCCGTTGGTGGACAAGCAGATCGCCGACCAGGCCAAGGCACACGACATTCCCGAGCAGGAGGTGCTGGAGAAAATCCTGCTCACCGAGAGTGCGATCAAGCGCCTGGTCGAGCCGGAAGAGGTTGCCGCACTGGTGGGTTGGCTCGCCTCGGCGCAGGCGGGCATGGTGACCGGAGCCTCCTACACGATGGACGGCGGGTGGAGCGCTCGATGATCGAGCGCACACCCCGAGGCGGCCCGTCACCCCAAAGCGGACAGCGCCATCCGGCGCAGGATGGGCCGGGCCCGCGCGGCGGTCGCCGTGGTCGCACTGTGCGGGGTGGAGTTGATCAGGCCGAAGGCGGCGTGTGCCTGTACCCGCGCCGACTCCTCGGGTAGGTCCGGGTGCAGCTCGCGCAGCACCGTGACCCAGATTTCCACGTACTGGCGCTGGGTGCGGCGCAGTTCCCGCCGGGCGGTGGCCGGAACATTCTCGAGATCTCGGTCCTGGATGCGGATCAATTCCGGATCACCGAGCGCGAAGTCCAGATGGAAGTCGACGAGACCGGCCAGCGCCTCGTCCGCGGCGGACGTGCTCGCCACCACCGCCTTGCCGCCGTCGAGCAGTCGCTGGCTGACCCCGACGAGCAATTCCACCAGCAACGCTTCCTTGTTCGGGAAATGGCGGTAGACGGCGGGTCCGCTGATGCCAACGGCCGCGCCGAGGTCGTCCAGTCGCATGCCGAGGAAGCCGCGGTCGGCAATGAGCCTGGCTCCGGCATCGAGGAGCTGCTGCCGTCGCTGCGCCTTCAGCTGTTCACGGCGGGTGAGCGTGCCGGAATCCATGCTGGTCACACGCGCTCCTTTCGCCTCCTGCGGCCTCGCGCATTCGCGGCTCGCAAGCGCTTCCTGGACATCTCGGTTAACCAAGATTAACCTGGATTCCAGTTATCGGCGACTAACTGACCCACCCGTCGCCCGACCACCACCCGTCATCGAATCGCTCCGCGACGCTGACCAAGAGGATCAAGTGATGACCGTTACCGAAGAGGCCGTCGACAACCGTGTCGCCCACAAGGCGCTGGTCGACGACCTGACCGCCCGGCTGGCCAAAGCCGCGCTCGGCGGCCCGCCGAAGGCACGGGACCGCCATGTCGCGCGGGGCAAGCTGCTGCCGCGCCAGCGGGTGGACCAGCTGCTCGACCCGGGCAGTCCGTTCCTCGAGCTGTCGCCACTGGCCGCGACCGGAATGTACGGCGACGAATCCCCCGGCGCCGGGATCATCACCGGGATCGGGCGGGTGTCCGGGCGCGAGTGCGTAATCGTGGCCAACGACGCCACCGTCAAGGGCGGCACCTACTACCCGATGACGGTGAAGAAGCATCTGCGCGCCCAGGAAATCGCGCTGCAGAATCAGTTGCCCTGCCTGTATCTCGTCGATTCCGGCGGCGCTTACCTGCCCGAGCAGGACGAGGTGTTCCCGGACCGGGAGCACTTCGGGCGCATCTTCTACAACCAGGCGACCATGAGCGCCAAGGGAATTCCGCAGATCGCCGCGGTGCTCGGCTCCTGCACCGCGGGCGGTGCCTATGTGCCCGCGATGAGCGACGAAGCGGTGATCGTGCGTAATCAGGGCACGATCTTCCTCGGCGGCCCCCCGCTGGTGAAGGCGGCGACCGGCGAGGTGGTCACCGCGGAGGAACTCGGCGGCGGCGAATTGCATTCGCGCACTTCGGGTGTCACCGATCACCTGGCCGAGGACGACCTGGACGCGTTGCGCATCGTCCGACGCATTGTCGCCACCCTCGGCCCGCGCCCGGCGCCCCCGTGGGAGGTACGGCCGGCAGTGCGGCCCGCCGCGCCGGAGGCGGAGTTGTACGACGTGGTGCCGGTCGACCTGCGTACCCCGTACGACGTCCGCGAAGTGATCCACCGGCTCGTCGACGGTGACCCGCACGGCGACAGCGGCTTCCACGAATTCAAGGCCGAATACGGCAAGACCCTGGTGACCGGATTCGCGCACATCCACGGCCACCCGGTCGGCATCGTCGCCAACAACGGTGTGCTGTTCAGCGAATCCGCCATGAAGGGCGCGCATTTCATCGAGCTCTGCGACAAGCGCAAGATTCCGCTGCTCTTCCTGCAGAACATCACCGGGTTCATGGTCGGTCGCGATTACGAGGCGGGCGGCATCGCCAAGCACGGCGCCAAGATGGTCACCGCGGTGGCCTGCGCGCGGGTGCCGAAGCTGACCGTGGTGATCGGCGGTTCGTATGGCGCGGGCAACTATTCGATGTGCGGGCGCGCGTATTCGCCGCGCTTCCTGTGGATGTGGCCCAATGCCAGGATCTCGGTGATGGGCGGCGAGCAGGCCGCCTCCGTCCTGTCGACGGTGCGCGGCGATCAGCTCGACAGCTCGGGTCAGCCGTGGTCAGCGGCGGACGAAGAGGCGTTCAAGGCGCCGATCCGGGAGCAGTACGAACGCCAAGGCAACCCCTACTACTCGACGGCCCGGCTCTGGGACGACGGCGTGATCGATCCCGCCGACACCAGAACTGTCCTCGGGCTTGCCCTTTCGGTGTGCGCGCAAGCGCCGCTGGAGCCCGTTTCCTACGGCGTCTTCCGGATGTGAGTGTGATGCTGAACAAATCTCATCCCGTCGGGTTCGACACCGTTCTCGTCGCCAACCGCGGCGAGATCGCGGTGCGCGTCATCCGCACCCTGCGCACCATGGGCATTCGCTCGGTCGCGGTCTACAGCGATGCCGATTCCGACGCCAGGCATGTGCACGAGGCCGACACCGCGGTGTGGTTGGGTCCGGCCCCCGCGCGTGACAGCTACCTCGCGATCGACAAGGTGGTCGCCGCCGCCGTGCGGACCGGCGCGCAAGCGGTGCATCCCGGGTACGGATTCCTTTCCGAGAACGCCGCTTTCGCCGCGGCGCTCGCGGACGCGGGCATCGTCTTCCTGGGCCCGCCGCCCCGGGCGATCGAGATCATGGGTGACAAGATCGCGGCGAAGAACACCGTTTCCGCGTTCAACGTCCCGGTGGTGCCCGGCATCGCCAGGCCCGGTCTGACCGACGCCGACCTGATCGCCGCGGCCCGGGAGATCGGCTATCCGGTGCTGGTCAAGCCCTCCGCCGGTGGCGGCGGCAAGGGCATGCGGTTGGTCGAGGATCCCGCTCAGCTGCCGGACGCGCTGGTCAGCGCGCGGCGCGAGGCCGCGGCGGCGTTCGGTGACGACACCCTGTTCCTGGAGCGGTTCGTCACCCGCCCGCGGCACATCGAGGTGCAGGTCCTCGCCGACCAGTTCGGCAATGTGCTGCACCTGGGCGAACGCGAATGCAGCCTGCAGCGCAGGCACCAGAAGGTGATCGAGGAGGCGCCGTCGCCGCTGCTCGACGCCGCGACCCGGGCCAGGATCGGCGCGGCCGCCTGCAATACCGCGCGCAGTGTGGACTATGTCGGCGCGGGCACCGTCGAATTCATCGTCTCGGCCGACCGGCCGGACGAGTTCTTCTTCATGGAGATGAATACCCGCCTGCAGGTGGAACATCCGGTCACCGAGCTGGTCACCGGCATCGATCTGGTGGAGTGCCAGGTTCGCGTCGCCGCCGGGCAGAAGCTCGCGGTGGAGCAGGACGAGATCCGGATGATCGGGCACGCCATCGAGGCCAGGGTGTACGCCGAGGATCCCGGTCGTGGGTTCCTGCCCACCGGCGGTACGGTGCTCGACCTGTCCGAGCCCGAAGGCACCGGGATCCGGGTGGATTCGGGATTGCGGGTCGGCACCGTTGTCGGCAGCGATTACGACCCGATGCTGTCGAAGGTCATCGCGCACGGCGCCGACCGTACCGCCGCGATCGCGAAACTCGATCGGGCACTGGGCGATACGGTTCTGCTCGGGGTCACCAGCAATATCGAGTTCCTGCGCTTCCTGCTGGCGGACCCGAATGTCGCTGCGGGGCAACTGGATACCGGACTGCTCGATCGCCGGGTCGCCGACTTCCAGCCCACCCCGGTCGGCGACGAGCTGTTCCTGGCCGCCGCCGCTTACCGCTGGCTGCGACGCTGGCCCGCGACGCCGGGCGATCCGTGGCACATCCCCTCCGGCTGGCGCATCGGCACCGCGGCACCGACCGCCATCCGGTTGACCGGTGGTGACCGGGTCGAGCACGTGTACCTCACCGGCACGCCGAACGAAGCGACGGCACGAATCAGCGAAGGCGAATCGGTCTCGCTCACCGCCGCTTTCGACAACAACGTGCTTTCCCTGGTCCTGGACGGTGTCCGGCACGAGTACCGGGTCGCCGAATACGACGGGCAACTGTGGCTGGCCGGACCCGCGGGCAGCGCGATGCTGCGCGAGATGGCTGAGGCGAGCGTGCGCGGCACCGCCGAGCACATCGGCGACGCCGAAATCCACAGCCCCATGCCGGGTTCGGTGATCGCCGTGCCGGTGTCCAGCGGCGCCACCGTGGCGGCGGGCGATCCGGTCGTCATCGTGGAGGCGATGAAGATGGAGCATTCGCTCACCGCCCCGATCGCCGGAACCGTCGAAATATTGGTCACCCCCGGCACGCAGGTGCGCCTCGATCAAGTGCTCGCCCGCATTGTCGCGACGCCCGCCCGCGAAGAGTCCGCGTCACCGGATTCCGGCGTCCGCCGGGCCGACGAGGGAATCGAACAATCCTCGAATACCGCCGAGCGAGAAGGAAACCCAGCATGACCGACTTCCTGTCCACCGGCACCCTGCCGGAGGAGTACCGCGATCTCACCTTGACGGTGCGGGATTTCGCGCAGTCGGTGGTCGCACCGGTGGCCGCCGAGCACGACGCGCAGCACACCTTCCCGTACGAGGTGGTTTCCGGCATGGCCGATATGGGCCTGTTCGGGCTGCCGTTCCCCGAGGAGTACGGCGGCATGGGCGGCGACTACTTCGCGCTGTGCCTGGCGCTGGAGGAGCTCGGCAAGATCGACCAGAGCGTGGCCATCACGCTGGAAGCCGGTGTCTCCCTTGGCGCGATGCCCATCTACCGCTTCGGCAACGACAAGCAGAAGCTGGAATGGTTGCCGCAGCTGACCAGTGGGCGTTCGCTGGCCGCGTTCGGGCTCACCGAGCCGGGTGCGGGCAGCGACGCGGGCGGCACCAGGACCACGGCGGTCGCCGACAGCGGCGAATGGATCATCAACGGCAGCAAGCAGTTCATCACCAACTCCGGCACCGACATCACCACCTTGGTGACGGTGACGGCGGTGACCGGCCAGACCGGTGGCAAGAAGGAGATCTCCACCATCCTGGTGCCCACCGACACCCCCGGCTTCGTCGCCGAACCCGCCTACAACAAGGTCGGCTGGAACGCTTCGGACACCCACCCGCTCAGCTTCACCGACGTGCGGG from Nocardia iowensis includes these protein-coding regions:
- a CDS encoding ABC transporter ATP-binding protein — protein: MITATRTTTALTVDDVTLTYPDGTDRLTALDRVSLRVTGGSIAAITGPSGSGKSSLLAVASTLIRPDSGRISLETPGGSADLATVGRREAAALRRSSIGIVFQQPNLVPALTAVEQLEVMAHLGQRLFTSARRRRETHAKAMRLLDSVGLADQHAKRPAQLSGGQRQRVNIARALMNDPALLVIDEPTSALDTERGAAVIDLVLTVVREHDAATLLVTHDRAHLHRMDAVYRMVDGRLTAGSG
- a CDS encoding carboxyl transferase domain-containing protein, translated to MTVTEEAVDNRVAHKALVDDLTARLAKAALGGPPKARDRHVARGKLLPRQRVDQLLDPGSPFLELSPLAATGMYGDESPGAGIITGIGRVSGRECVIVANDATVKGGTYYPMTVKKHLRAQEIALQNQLPCLYLVDSGGAYLPEQDEVFPDREHFGRIFYNQATMSAKGIPQIAAVLGSCTAGGAYVPAMSDEAVIVRNQGTIFLGGPPLVKAATGEVVTAEELGGGELHSRTSGVTDHLAEDDLDALRIVRRIVATLGPRPAPPWEVRPAVRPAAPEAELYDVVPVDLRTPYDVREVIHRLVDGDPHGDSGFHEFKAEYGKTLVTGFAHIHGHPVGIVANNGVLFSESAMKGAHFIELCDKRKIPLLFLQNITGFMVGRDYEAGGIAKHGAKMVTAVACARVPKLTVVIGGSYGAGNYSMCGRAYSPRFLWMWPNARISVMGGEQAASVLSTVRGDQLDSSGQPWSAADEEAFKAPIREQYERQGNPYYSTARLWDDGVIDPADTRTVLGLALSVCAQAPLEPVSYGVFRM
- a CDS encoding SACE_7040 family transcriptional regulator, with amino-acid sequence MDSGTLTRREQLKAQRRQQLLDAGARLIADRGFLGMRLDDLGAAVGISGPAVYRHFPNKEALLVELLVGVSQRLLDGGKAVVASTSAADEALAGLVDFHLDFALGDPELIRIQDRDLENVPATARRELRRTQRQYVEIWVTVLRELHPDLPEESARVQAHAAFGLINSTPHSATTATAARARPILRRMALSALG
- a CDS encoding 3-hydroxybutyrate dehydrogenase — translated: MTDLTGRSALITGGASGIGAACARELSARGALVTIADIDDIGAKALARELGGKSWAVDLLDVEALEPLELEVDILVNNAGVQSISPLEDFVPQQFRNLLTLMVEAPFLLIRAALPHMYRNGFGRIINISSVHGIRASEYKAAYVTAKHGLEGLSKVTALEGGRHGVTSNCVSPGYVRTPLVDKQIADQAKAHDIPEQEVLEKILLTESAIKRLVEPEEVAALVGWLASAQAGMVTGASYTMDGGWSAR
- a CDS encoding MFS transporter — encoded protein: MSVRSALWPTGGEPGGVPTGLRRVVAASMAGTVVEWYEFFLYGTAATLVFSKVFFAKGTSDLDAILAAFVTYAVGFAARPLGGIVFGHFGDKYGRKKLLQFSLILVGASTFLMGCLPTFGQIGYWAPALLVTLRFIQGFAVGGEWGGAVLLVAEHSPSRSRGFWASWPQAGVPMGNLLATAVLLTLTTWLSDAAFLSWGWRVAFWLSAVVVLVGYYIRTKVTDAPIFVAAQQEVEQIKATSLSVVEVVKRYPRGVITAMGLRFGENILYYLVVTFTITYLKVQVHVDTKVILWWLLAAHAVHFLMIPLAGQLSDRYGRRPVYLVGALTAGTWGFFAFPMMDSGHNAVIMFAIIIGLVFHALMYAGQPAIMAEMFPTRMRYSGVSLGYQVTSIVAGSLAPIIAVRLLNTYKSAVPIAIYLAIAAGVTVIAVFFARETKGLDLETVDLADAESLAARPATAVTK
- a CDS encoding LysR family transcriptional regulator; amino-acid sequence: MGAVSAGSGRRPSADDLLVLLAVGRSGRFVSAAEELGINHTTISRRIAALEHSLGGRVLTRAAGGWELTDLGREALAAAEVVESAVTSLAADTGGNRVLQGVVRISATDGFSAYLAAPAAAEVQRQHPKIAVEIVATTRRASTQRSGLDLEVVVGEPQVHRATAIRLSDYCLGLYGARDYLREHGTPASIEDLAQHPLVYFIDSMLQVDDLDLASSFAPAMRESVTSTNVFVHVEATRAAAGIGLLPCFMADRHADLTRVLAAEVSVKLAYWLVARAETLRRPEVAAFVDALRAKVGDQRAALLGLRR
- a CDS encoding acyl-CoA dehydrogenase family protein codes for the protein MTDFLSTGTLPEEYRDLTLTVRDFAQSVVAPVAAEHDAQHTFPYEVVSGMADMGLFGLPFPEEYGGMGGDYFALCLALEELGKIDQSVAITLEAGVSLGAMPIYRFGNDKQKLEWLPQLTSGRSLAAFGLTEPGAGSDAGGTRTTAVADSGEWIINGSKQFITNSGTDITTLVTVTAVTGQTGGKKEISTILVPTDTPGFVAEPAYNKVGWNASDTHPLSFTDVRVPAENLLGERGRGYANFLRILDEGRVAIAALAVGAAQGCVDESVRYAKEREAFGQAIGRNQAIAFKIGRMEARAHTARTAYYDAAALMLAGKPFKKQASIAKLVASEAAMDNARDATQIFGGYGFMNEYPVARHYRDSKILEIGEGTTEVQLMLIGRELGL
- a CDS encoding acetyl/propionyl/methylcrotonyl-CoA carboxylase subunit alpha; protein product: MLNKSHPVGFDTVLVANRGEIAVRVIRTLRTMGIRSVAVYSDADSDARHVHEADTAVWLGPAPARDSYLAIDKVVAAAVRTGAQAVHPGYGFLSENAAFAAALADAGIVFLGPPPRAIEIMGDKIAAKNTVSAFNVPVVPGIARPGLTDADLIAAAREIGYPVLVKPSAGGGGKGMRLVEDPAQLPDALVSARREAAAAFGDDTLFLERFVTRPRHIEVQVLADQFGNVLHLGERECSLQRRHQKVIEEAPSPLLDAATRARIGAAACNTARSVDYVGAGTVEFIVSADRPDEFFFMEMNTRLQVEHPVTELVTGIDLVECQVRVAAGQKLAVEQDEIRMIGHAIEARVYAEDPGRGFLPTGGTVLDLSEPEGTGIRVDSGLRVGTVVGSDYDPMLSKVIAHGADRTAAIAKLDRALGDTVLLGVTSNIEFLRFLLADPNVAAGQLDTGLLDRRVADFQPTPVGDELFLAAAAYRWLRRWPATPGDPWHIPSGWRIGTAAPTAIRLTGGDRVEHVYLTGTPNEATARISEGESVSLTAAFDNNVLSLVLDGVRHEYRVAEYDGQLWLAGPAGSAMLREMAEASVRGTAEHIGDAEIHSPMPGSVIAVPVSSGATVAAGDPVVIVEAMKMEHSLTAPIAGTVEILVTPGTQVRLDQVLARIVATPAREESASPDSGVRRADEGIEQSSNTAEREGNPA